From the genome of Biomphalaria glabrata chromosome 1, xgBioGlab47.1, whole genome shotgun sequence, one region includes:
- the LOC129924572 gene encoding calcium-binding protein P-like yields MSAGQQGMSAGQQGMAAGQQGMAAEQQGMAAGQQGMAAGQQGMAAGQQGMAAGQQGMAAGHQGMAPGQQGMAPGQQRMAAEQQGMTAGHQGMAAGQQGMTAGQQGMTAGHQGMAAGHQRMALGQQGMAAGSVRIKSSERIPRDKTFLECNKHFFKVIAKN; encoded by the coding sequence ATGTCAGCAGGACAGCAAGGGATGTCAGCAGGACAGCAAGGGATGGCAGCAGGACAGCAAGGGATGGCAGCAGAACAgcaggggatggcagcaggaCAGCAAGGGATGGCAGCAGGGCAGCAAGGGATGGCAGCAGGACAGCAAGGGATGGCAGCAGGACAGCAAGGGATGGCAGCAGGACATCAGGGGATGGCACCAGGACAGCAGGGGATGGCACCAGGACAGCAACGGATGGCAGCAGAACAGCAGGGTATGACAGCAGGACAtcaggggatggcagcaggaCAGCAGGGGATGACAGCAGGACAGCAGGGGATGACAGCAGGACAtcaggggatggcagcaggaCATCAGAGGATGGCATTAGGACAGCaagggatggcagcaggcagtgTTCGAATTAAGAgttcagagcgcataccacgtGACAAAACGTTTCTAGAAtgcaataaacatttttttaaagttattgctAAAAATTAA